One window of Candidatus Nitrospira nitrificans genomic DNA carries:
- the nuoF gene encoding NADH-quinone oxidoreductase subunit NuoF, with protein MPTAAEPRLVQQMEGAPWEIEGYLKVGGYEAWKRCVKELKATQVIDELKKSGLRGRGGAGFPTGIKWDKVLNHRVKERYFVCNAGEHEPGTFKDRHLLKTLPHQLIEGCLIASFTVQAKASFIYVNHEYHEEQQNLKKALAQAKEQGLLGKNVLGSGIDIELEMFDGHGSYVAGEETAMLESMQGRPAMPRQKPPFYPTDFGLYGKPTLVNNVETLCNIPRILHKGASWFTEVGTEKCPGTMMFSLSGAVNRPGVYEMPMGVTIRDLIEQCGGGVSNGRKIKAVFPGGPAFSMVTADQLDLPMDFDSLKKAGTGLGSAGVIVVDDATCMVAKTLHFSNFFKNESCGQCPPCRMGTMNLAALMTKIEAGQGTQKDLDSMLQLCGFVKGTGYCTLVTGASVLVQSSLKLFRHEYEDHIRLQRCPYQEAPAVVAHF; from the coding sequence ATGCCTACTGCCGCAGAACCACGCCTTGTCCAACAGATGGAAGGAGCCCCTTGGGAGATTGAGGGGTATCTCAAAGTCGGTGGCTATGAAGCCTGGAAGCGTTGTGTGAAGGAGCTAAAGGCGACTCAAGTGATTGATGAGCTGAAGAAATCAGGCCTGCGTGGGCGAGGTGGTGCTGGATTTCCGACTGGCATCAAATGGGACAAGGTGCTCAACCACCGGGTGAAAGAGCGCTATTTCGTCTGCAATGCCGGCGAACACGAACCCGGCACGTTCAAGGACCGCCATTTGTTGAAGACTTTGCCGCACCAGTTGATCGAGGGCTGTTTGATTGCGTCGTTCACGGTGCAGGCGAAAGCCTCCTTCATTTATGTGAATCATGAGTACCATGAGGAACAGCAGAATCTGAAAAAAGCCTTGGCCCAGGCAAAAGAACAGGGACTTCTTGGGAAGAATGTGCTCGGCAGCGGAATCGATATTGAACTGGAAATGTTTGACGGCCACGGCAGCTACGTGGCGGGTGAAGAGACGGCGATGCTCGAGTCGATGCAGGGCCGTCCGGCCATGCCCAGGCAGAAGCCTCCGTTCTACCCGACGGACTTCGGCCTTTATGGCAAGCCGACTCTCGTCAATAACGTGGAGACGTTGTGCAACATCCCTCGTATTCTCCATAAGGGTGCCTCGTGGTTTACAGAGGTGGGGACGGAAAAATGCCCAGGCACCATGATGTTTTCGCTGAGTGGAGCGGTCAATCGACCCGGTGTGTATGAGATGCCGATGGGTGTGACGATCCGCGATCTGATCGAACAATGCGGGGGCGGCGTATCCAATGGCCGCAAGATCAAGGCGGTTTTTCCGGGTGGGCCGGCGTTTTCCATGGTGACGGCTGATCAGCTCGACCTTCCCATGGACTTTGATTCGTTGAAGAAAGCCGGGACAGGGTTAGGGTCAGCCGGCGTGATCGTCGTCGACGATGCAACCTGCATGGTGGCTAAGACACTGCACTTTTCAAATTTTTTCAAGAACGAGAGTTGCGGCCAATGTCCGCCCTGTCGGATGGGAACCATGAACTTAGCCGCGCTGATGACGAAAATTGAAGCAGGGCAGGGTACTCAAAAGGATCTCGATAGCATGTTGCAGCTCTGCGGCTTTGTGAAAGGAACCGGGTACTGCACGCTCGTGACCGGGGCCTCCGTTTTGGTGCAAAGCAGTTTGAAGCTGTTCCGGCACGAATACGAAGATCATATTCGGCTGCAGCGGTGCCCCTATCAGGAAGCACCGGCAGTGGTTGCTCATTTCTAG
- a CDS encoding BsuBI/PstI family type II restriction endonuclease: MTTNMRSRYIKAAHQILASLGLPRAQQNERSALCLLALLNLTPERPWSKAENPLIGITPIMDWAREHYAKEYAPNTRETVRRQTIHQFCDAGIVVYNPDQPDRPVNSPKAVYQIEPDALSLLRTFGTHAWHDALTGYLTRRETLVARYAKERKQNRIPVRIAPGKEITLSPGEHSELIRAVIEDFAPRFAPDSLLVYAGDTGDKWGYFDAPLLAELGVDVELHGKMPDVVLHYTEKNWLLLVESVTSHGPVDGKRHEELAKLFAKSTAGLVYVTAFPNRAIMSRYLGEIAWETEVWVADAPSHLIHFNGVRFLGPHRAP, translated from the coding sequence ATGACCACCAACATGAGAAGCCGCTACATCAAGGCCGCGCATCAGATTCTTGCATCACTTGGGCTACCTCGTGCACAACAGAACGAGCGGTCGGCACTCTGTCTGTTGGCGCTGCTCAACCTCACGCCGGAGAGGCCGTGGTCGAAGGCTGAAAATCCACTTATTGGCATTACACCCATCATGGATTGGGCTCGTGAACATTACGCCAAAGAATATGCGCCGAATACGCGCGAAACTGTCCGTCGTCAGACCATTCACCAGTTCTGTGATGCGGGCATCGTGGTTTACAACCCAGATCAGCCCGACCGTCCTGTGAACAGCCCAAAAGCTGTCTATCAGATCGAGCCTGACGCTCTGTCCTTGCTGCGCACTTTCGGGACGCACGCGTGGCATGATGCGCTGACGGGCTATTTGACCAGACGCGAGACGCTGGTCGCCCGCTATGCCAAGGAGCGCAAGCAAAACCGTATCCCGGTGAGGATTGCGCCGGGGAAAGAGATTACCCTCAGTCCTGGCGAACACAGTGAACTGATCCGAGCCGTAATAGAAGACTTCGCTCCGCGCTTTGCGCCGGATAGCCTGCTGGTTTATGCCGGTGACACAGGGGACAAGTGGGGATACTTCGATGCCCCTTTACTGGCCGAATTGGGCGTCGATGTGGAATTACACGGCAAGATGCCAGATGTAGTGCTGCATTACACCGAGAAGAACTGGTTGCTACTGGTCGAGTCGGTCACCAGCCATGGGCCGGTTGATGGCAAAAGACATGAAGAGCTTGCTAAGCTCTTTGCCAAGTCGACTGCGGGGCTGGTTTATGTCACTGCCTTCCCGAATCGGGCCATTATGAGCCGCTACCTTGGGGAAATTGCGTGGGAAACTGAGGTGTGGGTTGCGGATGCGCCATCTCACCTTATTCACTTCAACGGCGTGCGCTTTTTGGGTCCCCATAGGGCGCCCTAG
- a CDS encoding Eco57I restriction-modification methylase domain-containing protein, protein MLSEVEQARLRLSKGTDGKKKAQFGQFLTPARTAAFMAGLFPAADGICHLLDAGAGIGSLTAAFLERCRSGDLRFQRVELDAFEIDGSLHAQLAQTLSKYRSSMFFAHVCGDDFIHAAVDSLSGDMFAKSFPKYSHAILNPPYKKISGNSAHRLALRRVGIETVNLYSAFVALAVAQAAPGGQIVAIIPRSFCNGPYYRPFRDFILERAAIRHIHLFESRSTAFKDDAVLQENIIVRLEHSGLQGSVTVSTSTDDTFYDLVSFEHAFERIVFPSDPERFIHVPTSPELNGIELCPTIQYTLADLGIKVSTGPVVDFRLKEHLRAMPGESTVPLLYPGHFSDGEITWPIEGMKKPNAIERNAHTEKWLYPTGYYCVVRRFSSKEETRRIVASVVEPTAFGGVPMLGFENHLNVFHGNRRGLPQVLVHGLALFLNTTAVDKAFRRFNGHTQVNATDLMLMKYPSRDVLTRLGEWAMEQEDLTQSLIDAKFGAVAA, encoded by the coding sequence TTGCTGTCAGAAGTTGAACAAGCTCGGTTGCGGTTGTCCAAAGGTACTGACGGGAAGAAGAAAGCTCAGTTCGGTCAGTTCCTGACGCCTGCGAGGACTGCGGCCTTTATGGCTGGTCTTTTCCCAGCCGCCGATGGCATCTGCCACTTGCTTGATGCAGGCGCTGGTATTGGATCGCTTACTGCGGCCTTTCTGGAGCGATGCCGTTCCGGTGACCTTCGCTTCCAACGCGTGGAACTCGATGCGTTCGAGATCGATGGTTCACTGCACGCCCAGTTGGCCCAGACATTGTCGAAGTACCGCAGTAGCATGTTTTTTGCGCATGTATGTGGTGACGATTTCATACACGCGGCCGTCGATTCGCTTTCCGGGGACATGTTCGCAAAATCATTCCCAAAATATAGTCATGCCATCCTTAACCCGCCATATAAGAAGATAAGCGGCAATTCCGCTCATCGACTGGCCCTGCGTCGCGTCGGTATCGAGACGGTAAACCTATATTCGGCCTTTGTGGCGCTGGCCGTTGCACAAGCAGCACCTGGCGGGCAGATCGTGGCGATCATTCCGCGCAGCTTTTGCAACGGGCCGTATTATCGCCCCTTCCGTGACTTTATCCTTGAGCGCGCAGCTATCCGACACATCCACTTGTTCGAGTCACGCAGTACAGCTTTCAAGGATGATGCGGTCCTTCAGGAAAATATCATTGTGCGTCTTGAGCACAGTGGCCTACAGGGTTCTGTGACAGTTTCGACGTCGACCGATGATACCTTTTACGACCTTGTTAGCTTTGAACACGCGTTTGAGCGGATCGTGTTTCCCTCCGACCCGGAGCGGTTTATTCATGTGCCCACGTCGCCTGAGCTGAACGGGATCGAACTATGTCCTACTATCCAGTACACGCTGGCCGACCTTGGTATCAAAGTATCGACAGGACCAGTAGTCGATTTCAGACTCAAGGAGCACCTGCGTGCCATGCCTGGAGAGAGCACGGTTCCCTTACTTTACCCCGGCCATTTCTCCGACGGCGAGATCACATGGCCCATCGAAGGCATGAAGAAGCCAAATGCCATCGAACGCAATGCCCACACTGAAAAATGGCTTTATCCGACCGGCTACTACTGCGTGGTTCGACGCTTCTCGTCTAAGGAAGAAACGCGCCGGATTGTGGCAAGCGTAGTCGAACCCACCGCATTCGGAGGCGTGCCTATGCTGGGGTTCGAAAATCATCTAAACGTTTTTCACGGCAACAGACGTGGTTTGCCCCAAGTACTGGTCCATGGACTGGCCCTGTTCCTGAACACGACCGCAGTTGACAAGGCTTTCCGTCGTTTCAATGGTCATACGCAGGTCAACGCAACCGACCTGATGCTCATGAAATACCCCAGCCGCGATGTTCTAACGCGGCTGGGCGAATGGGCCATGGAACAGGAGGATCTCACTCAAAGCCTGATAGACGCTAAGTTCGGGGCCGTGGCTGCATGA
- a CDS encoding urate hydroxylase PuuD gives MKFLEDPMQTMGVGFVLTIVLVGIYLGLTGISAGEGDWGQMILRWVHFLAGITWIGLLYFFNLINASFLKSLDGPTKNIVIPKLMPAALNWFRHGATVTVLAGVLLYGHMYHKGGTGAVALAIGGLLGIIMMGNVHGIIWPNQKKIIAAVTAAAQGTPAPPEMAQWGRTALLASRVNFMLSIPMLFFMGAGSHFR, from the coding sequence ATGAAATTTCTTGAAGATCCGATGCAGACGATGGGAGTGGGATTCGTGCTCACCATCGTGTTGGTAGGGATATATTTGGGTTTGACCGGCATCAGCGCGGGTGAAGGCGACTGGGGCCAGATGATCCTTCGCTGGGTGCACTTCCTGGCCGGGATCACGTGGATCGGCCTCTTGTATTTCTTCAACTTGATCAATGCCTCGTTCTTGAAAAGTTTGGATGGGCCGACCAAGAACATCGTGATTCCGAAACTGATGCCGGCCGCGCTCAATTGGTTCCGACATGGAGCCACGGTGACCGTGCTGGCCGGCGTGTTGTTGTATGGCCACATGTATCATAAAGGCGGAACAGGAGCGGTGGCCTTGGCGATCGGCGGGTTGCTCGGCATCATCATGATGGGCAACGTCCATGGCATCATCTGGCCGAACCAGAAGAAGATCATCGCTGCCGTTACGGCAGCCGCGCAGGGCACTCCCGCGCCGCCCGAAATGGCGCAATGGGGACGGACCGCGTTGCTGGCTTCTCGCGTGAATTTTATGCTTTCGATTCCCATGCTGTTCTTCATGGGAGCCGGCAGCCACTTCAGATAA
- the mdh gene encoding malate dehydrogenase, translating to MARPKITVVGAGNVGGTTAQRLAEKDLYDVVLVDIAQGVPQGKALDISQAGPVCGYSTQVVGTNEYKDTAGSSIAVITSGMPRKPGMSRDELLATNAKIVKSVVSELVSRSPNIILILVTNPLDAMVHVAHSVSGLPKSRIIGMAGVLDSARMRTFIAAELNVPVTEVQAMVLGGHGDTMVPLPRYTTVRGRPVSELMSKEKLDAIVKRTRDGGAEIVGLLKTGSAFYAPSASAVAMVESIHKDEKQVMPCAVLCDGEYGLKNVVVGVPVKIGRGGAEQILEYELTSDERAALETSANAVRELCRTVDRLMA from the coding sequence ATGGCACGACCGAAAATCACGGTAGTCGGTGCGGGAAACGTCGGAGGGACGACGGCGCAGCGGTTGGCCGAAAAAGATCTCTACGACGTGGTATTGGTCGATATCGCCCAAGGAGTTCCACAAGGCAAGGCACTCGATATTTCCCAGGCGGGGCCGGTCTGTGGATACAGCACGCAGGTGGTCGGCACCAACGAGTACAAGGACACGGCCGGATCGTCGATCGCCGTGATCACGTCCGGCATGCCGAGAAAGCCGGGCATGAGTCGCGACGAGCTATTGGCGACGAACGCGAAAATCGTCAAATCCGTCGTGTCGGAATTAGTCTCCCGTTCACCGAACATTATCCTGATTCTCGTGACCAACCCCTTGGACGCCATGGTCCATGTGGCGCATTCCGTCAGCGGTCTTCCCAAATCGAGAATCATCGGCATGGCGGGCGTGTTGGATTCGGCGAGAATGCGCACCTTCATCGCCGCGGAGCTGAATGTGCCGGTGACGGAGGTGCAGGCCATGGTGTTGGGCGGCCACGGCGATACGATGGTGCCGCTGCCGCGCTATACCACCGTGAGGGGCAGGCCCGTGTCGGAACTGATGTCGAAAGAGAAGCTCGACGCCATCGTCAAACGAACACGGGATGGCGGAGCTGAAATCGTCGGCCTTTTGAAAACGGGCAGTGCCTTCTATGCTCCATCCGCTTCGGCGGTGGCGATGGTTGAATCGATCCATAAGGACGAGAAGCAGGTGATGCCTTGCGCGGTCTTGTGTGACGGGGAGTACGGCCTGAAGAACGTGGTCGTCGGCGTGCCGGTGAAGATCGGACGGGGCGGAGCCGAGCAGATTCTGGAGTATGAACTGACGAGTGATGAGCGGGCGGCGTTGGAGACGTCGGCCAACGCGGTGCGGGAACTCTGTCGCACCGTGGATCGGCTGATGGCGTAG
- a CDS encoding nitric oxide reductase activation protein NorD has protein sequence MTDMSSQQILLQRVVREVSPAVAEPLVTRLPQATGKPDAAARALTLLDELQELSEKAATAALAAVPELDRRGGLSHILLWLDLGVALAESSGASALKYFKDSPMVLGLIESADARTEVLTIGLEIAEQDANVALEYIRQAPQILADVPTAHVRPWLDISIELTQVNVVVGLEFIRQISKLAPVLPLESVRDWATVGMKLIVPNSLGKPDYVATMEYLRTSPAILRNIEHPAIREKVVSLCLVLAEHSPESGMTWLAESPDLLGTLPSMEWRIRLLQYGALLAEKHAEATLEYLRRAPELAGLIGDRPEALTRFENWFKAGMEVAAYSPDGARAYFSVESRKALASVEQALSGVPFRLVARRVKLFVQGLCGADVAVAALPDSLTAPVRATVSGDGSAISFPALLRRYPTAVENERLYLVMAAHEAGHLEFGTYRLRLDSLADLIETVRQRYGRTNEARPGTLAALFQLYPNPALVRDLWTVLEDARIEFLLQTEYPGLRCDLARLAAESIVPRDPAQGVMPKELVVDCLLRLSTGEAEDTAVPKAVREEVSILWNMCRSVLKTTATAEETVRVVDQVSVRLEELLAARGAMIPAERCEEQKDVEAGQTKPEQPGDQYRAVTDVAYRGAMNPEFITWSPERFDRQHKSPTESDRSPGEHVRSGDHEPGSGDMLREGRSLPSVVEQCLTLEIDAPQTQETMAHGERAVLYPEWDHRIEDYRMNWCRVVERPADSGSDEFVMKTLATQRSTVKSLRRFFEGLRPPAFRRVAGQTDGEEVDLDAVVRRAGEQRAGAEGDDRLYIRREKRTRDVAVSFLIDISGSTSRDLGTGRRVIDIEKEGLVLLCEALDAVGDQYGLYAYSGQGRGNVEFLTIKDFDDRLGATTAHRLGGLAPRHQNRDGAAIRHATAKLVARDAKNRVLVLLSDGRPLDDQYKDEYSLEDTKAALREARRRGIETFCVTIDRDAETYLRRMYAEARYCVIHSVEALPTKLPLLYRQLTA, from the coding sequence ATGACAGACATGTCGAGTCAACAGATCTTGCTCCAACGGGTGGTCCGCGAGGTGAGTCCGGCGGTCGCAGAGCCGCTGGTGACCCGTTTGCCGCAGGCCACCGGCAAACCGGATGCTGCCGCACGGGCACTGACCCTGCTCGATGAACTCCAGGAGTTGTCCGAGAAAGCAGCTACTGCGGCGTTGGCGGCAGTGCCTGAGCTCGACCGGCGCGGCGGACTTTCGCATATTCTTTTATGGCTCGATCTCGGGGTCGCACTGGCTGAATCTTCCGGGGCATCCGCGCTCAAATATTTCAAGGATAGTCCCATGGTCCTCGGGCTGATCGAATCAGCCGATGCGCGCACCGAGGTTCTGACCATCGGTCTGGAAATCGCCGAGCAAGATGCCAACGTCGCGCTCGAATACATCCGGCAGGCTCCGCAGATTCTCGCCGATGTTCCGACTGCACACGTGCGACCCTGGCTCGATATCAGCATAGAACTGACTCAGGTCAATGTCGTCGTCGGGCTTGAGTTCATCCGACAGATCTCCAAACTGGCCCCTGTGCTGCCTTTGGAAAGCGTGAGGGATTGGGCAACCGTGGGCATGAAATTGATTGTGCCGAATAGCCTAGGGAAGCCGGATTACGTGGCGACCATGGAGTATCTCAGAACCAGCCCGGCCATTCTGAGAAACATCGAACACCCGGCTATTCGGGAAAAGGTCGTGTCCCTGTGCCTCGTGCTGGCCGAACATTCCCCCGAGTCCGGCATGACGTGGCTTGCAGAATCACCCGACCTCTTGGGAACGTTGCCGTCGATGGAATGGCGGATCCGGCTGTTGCAGTACGGCGCTTTGCTGGCGGAGAAGCATGCCGAAGCGACACTCGAGTACCTGCGTCGCGCCCCGGAACTCGCCGGACTCATCGGAGATCGACCCGAAGCGCTCACACGATTTGAAAATTGGTTTAAGGCCGGGATGGAAGTCGCGGCCTACAGCCCAGACGGAGCGCGCGCCTATTTTTCAGTGGAGTCGCGGAAAGCGCTGGCTTCGGTCGAACAGGCCTTGAGCGGCGTGCCGTTTCGGCTGGTCGCGCGACGGGTGAAACTCTTCGTGCAGGGACTCTGTGGAGCGGATGTCGCCGTGGCGGCGCTTCCGGATTCGTTGACGGCACCGGTTCGCGCGACGGTCAGCGGAGACGGGAGCGCCATTTCGTTCCCGGCGCTGCTCCGTCGGTATCCGACGGCCGTGGAAAACGAGCGTCTCTATCTCGTGATGGCGGCCCATGAAGCCGGGCACTTGGAATTCGGTACGTATCGACTCAGGCTCGACTCCCTGGCCGATCTGATCGAAACCGTGAGACAGCGTTATGGCCGAACCAATGAAGCGAGACCAGGGACGCTGGCTGCGCTGTTTCAGCTCTATCCGAATCCTGCCCTGGTGCGGGACCTCTGGACCGTGCTGGAAGATGCGCGTATCGAATTCTTGCTGCAAACCGAGTATCCGGGACTTCGGTGCGATCTCGCTCGATTGGCTGCTGAATCCATCGTCCCACGCGATCCTGCGCAAGGGGTGATGCCGAAAGAACTGGTCGTCGACTGCCTCCTCAGACTCTCCACCGGTGAAGCGGAGGATACCGCAGTACCCAAGGCTGTGCGGGAAGAAGTCTCGATTCTCTGGAACATGTGCCGGTCCGTTCTCAAGACCACGGCTACGGCGGAAGAAACGGTTCGGGTGGTCGATCAGGTCTCTGTCCGGTTGGAGGAGCTGCTGGCGGCTCGCGGCGCGATGATACCGGCGGAGCGGTGCGAGGAACAAAAAGATGTGGAAGCGGGACAGACGAAACCGGAGCAGCCGGGCGACCAATACCGAGCAGTGACCGACGTGGCCTATCGCGGCGCGATGAATCCTGAGTTCATCACGTGGAGCCCGGAACGGTTCGACCGGCAACACAAGTCTCCGACGGAATCGGATCGTTCTCCGGGGGAACACGTGCGGAGCGGGGACCACGAACCCGGAAGCGGCGACATGTTGCGCGAAGGGCGATCATTGCCGTCGGTCGTTGAACAATGTCTGACCCTTGAAATCGATGCCCCACAGACTCAGGAAACAATGGCTCACGGCGAACGAGCCGTCCTCTACCCTGAATGGGACCATCGGATCGAGGATTATCGGATGAATTGGTGTCGTGTGGTCGAACGCCCAGCGGATTCTGGGTCTGACGAATTCGTCATGAAGACGTTGGCCACGCAGCGGAGTACCGTCAAGTCGCTACGCCGGTTTTTTGAAGGCTTGCGACCGCCGGCCTTTCGCCGCGTCGCGGGGCAAACCGACGGCGAAGAGGTGGATCTCGATGCCGTGGTCCGACGAGCCGGAGAACAGCGGGCAGGGGCGGAAGGCGACGATCGGCTGTACATCCGGCGGGAAAAACGAACGCGTGACGTCGCGGTGTCCTTCCTCATCGACATCAGTGGATCAACCAGTCGAGACCTGGGAACCGGTCGGCGGGTGATCGACATTGAGAAAGAAGGTCTGGTACTCCTGTGTGAAGCGCTGGATGCCGTCGGCGATCAGTACGGACTCTATGCCTACTCGGGCCAAGGACGAGGGAATGTCGAGTTTCTCACGATCAAAGATTTTGACGATCGACTCGGGGCGACGACGGCGCATCGGCTTGGTGGCCTGGCTCCTCGTCATCAGAATCGAGACGGTGCCGCTATCCGGCACGCCACGGCGAAGCTGGTGGCGCGGGACGCCAAGAACCGCGTCCTCGTGCTGCTGAGCGACGGCAGACCATTGGATGATCAGTACAAGGATGAATACTCGTTGGAAGATACAAAGGCGGCGCTGCGGGAAGCAAGACGACGGGGAATTGAGACCTTTTGTGTGACGATCGACCGAGATGCGGAGACCTATCTGCGCCGCATGTATGCCGAGGCACGGTACTGCGTCATTCATAGCGTCGAAGCCCTTCCAACAAAGCTGCCGCTTCTATACAGGCAATTGACAGCGTAA
- a CDS encoding ferredoxin-thioredoxin reductase catalytic domain-containing protein — MAEPTEESLEKIRKFVQGFAEKSGTTMHPNPAVTEAVVKGLGSHIDELGKPLCPCNFYKDKAAEAKLRRWICACDEMQIYKYCHCLLFVREDGMPITEYLPEGHEGREVYGVVIDPTPDKGRALKHKAVRTPTEPDESTSMSASST; from the coding sequence ATGGCTGAGCCGACAGAGGAAAGTCTCGAGAAGATACGAAAGTTCGTGCAAGGATTTGCCGAGAAAAGCGGGACCACCATGCATCCCAACCCTGCCGTGACGGAGGCGGTGGTCAAGGGATTAGGGTCTCATATCGACGAACTTGGGAAACCGCTCTGCCCCTGTAATTTTTACAAGGACAAAGCAGCCGAAGCCAAGCTCCGACGTTGGATCTGCGCGTGCGATGAAATGCAAATTTACAAATACTGCCACTGCCTCCTGTTCGTTCGCGAAGACGGGATGCCGATTACCGAATATTTGCCGGAAGGCCATGAAGGTCGAGAAGTGTATGGTGTGGTCATTGATCCGACCCCTGACAAGGGTCGCGCCCTCAAGCACAAGGCTGTCCGGACTCCAACCGAGCCGGACGAGTCCACGTCAATGTCGGCTTCCTCGACATGA
- a CDS encoding response regulator transcription factor yields the protein MRILLVEDDADLAQFIRKGLKEEHYVVDVAADGEEGLLLALNNAYDLLILDIMLPKLDGLTLCRRVRDKGISTPVLLLTARNTVETKVSGFDTGADQFLAKPFAFAELLAGIRALLRRGSSQPLAHLQAADLRLDPASHRVWRAGQEISLTNKEYALLEFLLRNKNRVLTRTAIIEHVWDISYDPMTNIVDAHIRALRAKIDRDFSPALIATVRGAGYMLEEPDASA from the coding sequence ATGAGAATTCTGCTCGTTGAAGACGATGCCGATCTGGCTCAATTCATCAGAAAGGGATTGAAAGAAGAGCACTATGTGGTGGATGTAGCCGCCGACGGTGAAGAAGGCTTGTTGTTGGCGTTGAACAACGCGTACGATCTCTTGATCCTCGACATCATGTTGCCGAAGCTTGACGGCCTGACTCTCTGCCGTCGCGTTCGCGACAAGGGCATTTCCACTCCGGTGCTCCTGTTGACGGCGCGCAATACGGTGGAGACCAAGGTCTCCGGCTTTGATACGGGCGCGGATCAATTTTTGGCGAAGCCGTTCGCCTTCGCGGAATTGTTGGCTGGGATCAGAGCGCTGTTGCGCCGGGGTAGTTCTCAACCACTCGCCCATCTGCAGGCGGCCGACCTGAGATTGGATCCGGCGTCTCATCGCGTTTGGCGCGCTGGACAGGAAATCTCCCTGACGAATAAAGAGTATGCCCTGCTGGAGTTCCTCTTGCGGAACAAGAATCGTGTGCTCACGAGAACGGCGATCATCGAACATGTGTGGGACATCAGCTATGATCCCATGACGAACATCGTCGACGCCCACATCCGAGCCCTCCGGGCAAAGATCGACCGAGACTTTTCGCCAGCCTTGATCGCCACGGTGCGTGGCGCCGGGTATATGCTGGAAGAGCCGGACGCCTCCGCATGA